The window GcttaataaactttatttctgcttgttttttcttttttcgccCCATGCAGCCTGTGTTGCCCCACACAGCAGTGTGTGTAGTGTGCAAAGAAGCCGGGAAGGAGGACACactggaggatgaggaggacaAGTTTAACTTTATGCTGATGGAGTGCTCGATCTGCAATGAGATCGTCCATCCCAACTGCCTGAAGGTACAGAAGGGCGCCTACGTTGGGAACAGCtgaacaactccacctcatcaTTACAGTCATTGTGACGGTGACTCACACTGTTGCAGTAATGTGCCAGGAATCTCAGATCATTGTAACATGACAGGAGTGACTCAGGCAGTTGAATCGCAGTCAGAGGAGATAATTGGGTAGAAATGTTGATGTTTACATAACGCtaaaaaaactttgtttgtgATGTGGATCTTAAGATTTTACGGCTCCGACATGACACCATCACGCTGAGGGTTTCACTGAACACATGCTTAAGAAAGCTTAAGAGGTCaggagtttaaaaacaaactctcagattaaaaaagaaactgtatTAGATCATGACCAAAAAGGGCAACACACTGCACACACCCTGTTTGTAACCTGTTatgcaaaaacacaatttgCTATTTGCATATGTTTGGTCAAACCAGTTTTTGAAGCATGGTCTGCATGTTTGTTTTGCATGCAAGAGCTAAGAATTTTTAATGCCATCAGCTAAATTCCTCAAAAGagtagaaaacaaacaaacaaaacagaaaaaaagaggctgCCTCTTTGTGCCTCGTTACAGGTTTTTCCTAGCTGTTTTATTGTCTTGTTGCAGAATATATTTGGAACCTCATACAGCAGTTTAGATTTGTAACAGCATATTTAGGCCGAGTTGAGATCTTTAACTGTTTATACTTCCCTTTTCTGAGTAATCCATGAAGCAAGAGTTGGCATGTTTAACAGCGACTGAGGTTAAACTGTGCTGACCTGCCTAACAAGTACGCGTCACAACAGCCACTTTCACTTCCCTTGCCTTGTTTGcattaaacacactgaacacaagACTAAGCGAGAGCTGGCAGTTCAAGTTGAAATCCGACTCATTTGGCCGTTGTTTTTATCAGGTGTGTGACGCTTCGGGGGTGGTGAATGATGAACTCCCTAACTGCTGGGAATGTCCTAAATGCAACCATGCTGGAAAGAGTGGAAAAGTGAGTACAAATATGTGTGTGTCACGGTTTTTATGTCACGTTTCAGCTCATCAAGTGTGTTTTGGAAACAAAAGAGAATTAATTAGCATTACAGAGCTTTTGTTGCTTTCATTATTTCAATATTCGGTTAAAGCGTGTGTTGATCAACTTGCTACTTCCTGTTTATACTTTTGTCATCTTTCACATGTGGCAGTGAAGCAGGAAACCTCTGACTGCTGTGTCTTATGTTCTCGGTCACattgattttgtttattaaacCATAGGAGCACTTTTAGGAACAGCGTATTTTTCTTGTCAATATAGGCTAAAGGTATAAAGTTGTCTCGCAATTATTGTCCCTTTGGCATTGAAGCAAAAAAGGGGCCCGGGGTTCAAGTATGCCTCCAACCTCCCTGGCTCTTTGCTGAGGGAACAGAAGCCTGTGACAAAGGAGGAAGGGGACGCTTCTTCAGCAACTAAGAGGAGGTCAGACAAAGAGGAGACACCCAGGTACCGACCCGAGGAGTCTCTCAGCCGCCAGCCGCCGGTGCTTTCACCCAGCAACCTGCCACGGCCCCGGCCCGAGGACAAACTGAGGAAAAAGAGGAAGCTgtttgatgatgatgaggaagaGGATCTCAGTGTGAGGAAGAAGGTTTGTATAATAATGTACAGTGTGTAAATGGAGCAGTATTTTgggggctctagagtgcgaccaaattggtcacaaatgcgaccaaatttttcaatgGTGCGACTCAAAAAAAATCCTAGTTCGCACCGGTGCGACCAGATGttcgagtaaaaaaaaaaaaaaaaaaaaaaaaagtctcagtgTGGTCAGACATAGTCAGCGGCGGGActtctctgattggccgtggtgcAGATATTCCTGTGGTCCTTCGTGTGTAcgtttgaaagtgcaggtggatagAATTccgcacaaagacgtaaacacagaccgtggacccgacgcatcagaatcagtttTCTCTTTCTTGGCTTTCTTACCCAACAGCACGTGAATGTCGTCAttaattccctctgacttttgctgtattgcttccaccatgataaaatcacacttcatgcacagctttctctctctgtgtactttAAGAAtagtttcccatctcaaatctctgttttcgcCATTATTAATTCGCTTAATTACCCACCAAACTACCGCTGTTTACAGCGCTATCTgacgctttttttttcttttctttttttaatgacctcagacAAGAGAGGGCAGCAacttctgctgttcaatactgaagaaatttaaactttttaaaattatgcaaaattgcagaatatttttaaggttatctgctataaaacgccagactgtctgaggcaaaactgaattgaatccaATCGGGACCTTGTAAATCTGAATCGAAAGGATTATAGAAATCaatgatgatacccagccctagtgagtaGCCTAGGcctgacagaagtggatgtagctgtgggtaataagaTGTAAAAAGaactattgataacttttttgttaaggcctgatccgtctgaaattcatagccagtgctctgacaagGAGCCATCATTCTCTGAacctgaaaaagcacagtgtatccagaaaacacatGTGCTGCgataaatgcactgcccaagtgtcccctctccccactgcctttcagcggcaggcagcagcaaacaggtcgcCAGAGGAGGCCGATGTGATGATTCATTTTAACATTGTCTACAAAGTTACCAAAGAGTGCCAAAGCACTGCaagcacaaacactttttcagtAACTTATCTTTCTTGTAGAACTGTGctccaaataaagaaccttgtgttgacaagattgttagttaatcatttctaaatcaatattgtctgtatggacagcaatattccccccaaaaaagtgcacatgtaaaactgcagTGTTAAGTGATGCAGTTGAAAAATGTGGGTGCGCCTAACTTTTAGGTGTATCAGTGCAAACGTGGCAAAAAGATCTAGAGCCCTGacatgtggttttgtttttgttttttttgtttctccagGAAAGGTCAGATGATCCTTATTTTTCCAAACTTCTTCAACAAATCAAGAGAgaagaggatgatgaagatgctgaagaagaggatgaagacGGAAGGGAGCCTCTTTTCCAGAGCGGTGTAGAGAGGAAAGGGCGCTCTGGAGACCCTGAAGATGATGTGGATTACAGGGACTCCAAGAGCGACCTTTTGAATCTCAGCCTTAGAACACCGGTTGGAGACAGTGACCAGTCTCACTGTAGCTCTCCACAGGCCGGCCCCAGCAGTGAGGGCGGGAGCGAGACCCAGGAAAAAGGCCCGCGTCCAAAGGCTCGGCGTAAGCGGCGTTTACCTAACAGAGAGCTGAGTCGGGAACTGAGCAAAGCACTTACCCAGGAAATCCAGAAGACCGAGGACTGCATGGCCAATGAGAACCGGCAACCACTGAAGCCTGAACCAGAGACGGAAAACGAGGAACCCAAGAAGCTGTTCTGCAACGGCAATGAGCTCGGGGATCAGAGGGCCCACCTCAAGACCAAAGAGATGAATGGGAACTCCTGGGAGCTGCGACACTTCTACCCAAGTCAGATCACTCCGCTGGGCTTCAACAGGAGCACTCCGACAACCCGGCCGGTTCCTCCGCGCTCTCCACCCAAGTGTGTCCAAATGGAGCGGCACGTTATTCGGCCCCCTCCCATAAGCCCGCCTCCCGACAGACTGCCTCTAAAAGATGGAAAAGCACACATTATCCAGCGAGAGCTCTGGATGAAGATATTCCGCTATCTCACACACCaggagctgtgtgtgtgcatgagagtGTGCAAGACGTGGAACAGATGGTAAATGCACAGCACTATCTCAACAgtgatttaaaatatatttctgaTGTTTACAGTTAgtgcagaagagaaaaaaaccctctgAAATGTGGAGGAGCAGTTACAGTTTGGTTTAGAGTGTTCTGCCTTGACACAAAGACCTGACATTCAACACAAATCTTTATTTCTGCTAGGTGTTGTGACAAGAGACTCTGGACA is drawn from Maylandia zebra isolate NMK-2024a linkage group LG12, Mzebra_GT3a, whole genome shotgun sequence and contains these coding sequences:
- the kdm2ba gene encoding lysine (K)-specific demethylase 2Ba isoform X3 translates to MGTSSAVKLPSNRSSSGARRRRTRCRKCEACLRSECGECHFCKDMKKFGGPGRMKQSCIMRQCIAPVLPHTAVCVVCKEAGKEDTLEDEEDKFNFMLMECSICNEIVHPNCLKVCDASGVVNDELPNCWECPKCNHAGKSGKALKQKRGPGFKYASNLPGSLLREQKPVTKEEGDASSATKRRSDKEETPRYRPEESLSRQPPVLSPSNLPRPRPEDKLRKKRKLFDDDEEEDLSVRKKERSDDPYFSKLLQQIKREEDDEDAEEEDEDGREPLFQSGVERKGRSGDPEDDVDYRDSKSDLLNLSLRTPVGDSDQSHCSSPQAGPSSEGGSETQEKGPRPKARRKRRLPNRELSRELSKALTQEIQKTEDCMANENRQPLKPEPETENEEPKKLFCNGNELGDQRAHLKTKEMNGNSWELRHFYPSQITPLGFNRSTPTTRPVPPRSPPKCVQMERHVIRPPPISPPPDRLPLKDGKAHIIQRELWMKIFRYLTHQELCVCMRVCKTWNRWCCDKRLWTKIDLNRCTSITPLMLSGIIRRQPVSLDLSWTNISKKQLSWLINRLPGLRVLRLSGCSWAAVSALCTSSCPLLRTLDVQWVEGLKDAQMRDLLSPPTDNRPGQLDNRCKLRNVEELRLAGLDITDTSLRLISRQMPLLSRLDLRYCNHINDQSVNLLTAAGTTTRDSLTEINLSVCNRVTDHSLNFFKRCGSICQIDLRFCKQVTKAACERFIAEMSVSVPFKLKEDKLLQKIS
- the kdm2ba gene encoding lysine (K)-specific demethylase 2Ba isoform X1, whose amino-acid sequence is MALSLSGDDEEYDSESEQQRAANRPKPKMGTSSAVKLPSNRSSSGARRRRTRCRKCEACLRSECGECHFCKDMKKFGGPGRMKQSCIMRQCIAPVLPHTAVCVVCKEAGKEDTLEDEEDKFNFMLMECSICNEIVHPNCLKVCDASGVVNDELPNCWECPKCNHAGKSGKALKQKRGPGFKYASNLPGSLLREQKPVTKEEGDASSATKRRSDKEETPRYRPEESLSRQPPVLSPSNLPRPRPEDKLRKKRKLFDDDEEEDLSVRKKERSDDPYFSKLLQQIKREEDDEDAEEEDEDGREPLFQSGVERKGRSGDPEDDVDYRDSKSDLLNLSLRTPVGDSDQSHCSSPQAGPSSEGGSETQEKGPRPKARRKRRLPNRELSRELSKALTQEIQKTEDCMANENRQPLKPEPETENEEPKKLFCNGNELGDQRAHLKTKEMNGNSWELRHFYPSQITPLGFNRSTPTTRPVPPRSPPKCVQMERHVIRPPPISPPPDRLPLKDGKAHIIQRELWMKIFRYLTHQELCVCMRVCKTWNRWCCDKRLWTKIDLNRCTSITPLMLSGIIRRQPVSLDLSWTNISKKQLSWLINRLPGLRVLRLSGCSWAAVSALCTSSCPLLRTLDVQWVEGLKDAQMRDLLSPPTDNRPGQLDNRCKLRNVEELRLAGLDITDTSLRLISRQMPLLSRLDLRYCNHINDQSVNLLTAAGTTTRDSLTEINLSVCNRVTDHSLNFFKRCGSICQIDLRFCKQVTKAACERFIAEMSVSVPFKLKEDKLLQKIS
- the kdm2ba gene encoding lysine (K)-specific demethylase 2Ba isoform X4, with protein sequence MALSLSGDDEEYDSESEQQRAANRPKPKMGTSSAVKLPSNRSSSGARRRRTRCRKCEACLRSECGECHFCKDMKKFGGPGRMKQSCIMRQCIAPVLPHTAVCVVCKEAGKEDTLEDEEDKFNFMLMECSICNEIVHPNCLKVCDASGVVNDELPNCWECPKCNHAGKSGKALKQKRGPGFKYASNLPGSLLREQKPVTKEEGDASSATKRRSDKEETPRYRPEESLSRQPPVLSPSNLPRPRPEDKLRKKRKLFDDDEEEDLSVRKKERSDDPYFSKLLQQIKREEDDEDAEEEDEDGREPLFQSGVERKGRSGDPEDDVDYRDSKSDLLNLSLRTPVGDSDQSHCSSPQAGPSSEGGSETQEKGPRPKARRKRRLPNRELSRELSKALTQEIQKTEDCMANENRQPLKPEPETENEEPKKLFCNGNELGDQRAHLKTKEMNGNSWELRHFYPSQITPLGFNRSTPTTRPVPPRSPPKCVQMERHVIRPPPISPPPDRLPLKDGKAHIIQRELWMKIFRYLTHQELCVCMRVCKTWNRWCCDKRLWTKIDLNRCTSITPLMLSGIIRRQPVSLDLSWTNISKKQLSWLINRLPGLRVLRLSGCSWAAVSALCTSSCPLLRTLDVQWVEGLKDAQMRDLLSPPTDNRPGQLDNRCKLRNVEELRLAGLDITDTSLRLISRQMPLLSRLDLRYCNHINDQSVNLLTAAGTTTRDSLTEINLSGLHTSSAGRLNSNKWHTSCPLNNLMCVTE
- the kdm2ba gene encoding lysine (K)-specific demethylase 2Ba isoform X2, with translation MALSLSGDDEEYDSESEQQRAANRPKPKMGTSSAVKLPSNRSSSGARRRRTRCRKCEACLRSECGECHFCKDMKKFGGPGRMKQSCIMRQCIAPVLPHTAVCVVCKEAGKEDTLEDEEDKFNFMLMECSICNEIVHPNCLKVCDASGVVNDELPNCWECPKCNHAGKSGKQKRGPGFKYASNLPGSLLREQKPVTKEEGDASSATKRRSDKEETPRYRPEESLSRQPPVLSPSNLPRPRPEDKLRKKRKLFDDDEEEDLSVRKKERSDDPYFSKLLQQIKREEDDEDAEEEDEDGREPLFQSGVERKGRSGDPEDDVDYRDSKSDLLNLSLRTPVGDSDQSHCSSPQAGPSSEGGSETQEKGPRPKARRKRRLPNRELSRELSKALTQEIQKTEDCMANENRQPLKPEPETENEEPKKLFCNGNELGDQRAHLKTKEMNGNSWELRHFYPSQITPLGFNRSTPTTRPVPPRSPPKCVQMERHVIRPPPISPPPDRLPLKDGKAHIIQRELWMKIFRYLTHQELCVCMRVCKTWNRWCCDKRLWTKIDLNRCTSITPLMLSGIIRRQPVSLDLSWTNISKKQLSWLINRLPGLRVLRLSGCSWAAVSALCTSSCPLLRTLDVQWVEGLKDAQMRDLLSPPTDNRPGQLDNRCKLRNVEELRLAGLDITDTSLRLISRQMPLLSRLDLRYCNHINDQSVNLLTAAGTTTRDSLTEINLSVCNRVTDHSLNFFKRCGSICQIDLRFCKQVTKAACERFIAEMSVSVPFKLKEDKLLQKIS